The following are encoded in a window of Balaenoptera ricei isolate mBalRic1 chromosome 1, mBalRic1.hap2, whole genome shotgun sequence genomic DNA:
- the MLLT11 gene encoding protein AF1q, whose product MRDPVSSQYSSFLFWRMPIPELDLSELEGLGLSDTSTYKIKDSSVGKTTGQATGAEQEKNPEGDALLEYSTFNFWRAPIASIHSFELDLL is encoded by the coding sequence ATGAGGGACCCTGTGAGTAGCCAgtacagctcctttcttttctggaGGATGCCCATTCCAGAACTGGATCTGTCGGAGCTGGAAGGCCTGGGTCTGTCAGATACGTCCACCTACAAGATCAAGGACAGCAGCGTTGGCAAAACGACGGGGCAAGCAACCGGAGCAGAGCAGGAGAAGAACCCTGAAGGCGATGCCCTCCTCGAGTACAGCACCTTCAACTTTTGGAGAGCTCCCATTGCCAGCATCCACTCCTTTGAATTGGACTTGCTCTAA